A genomic segment from uncultured Marinifilum sp. encodes:
- a CDS encoding ferritin: MAINKNVEKILNEQINAEFWSAYFYLSMSNYFNANGKPGFANWMKVQFEEETFHAMKMLDYINERGGRVILEPIAEVPAEWDGVLNIFEETLKHEEEVTRLINGCMDTAIAEKDHATVNFLQWYVDEQVEEEATVSEIIDQLRMFEGKGNGLYMMDKEFKTRTFTAPAE, translated from the coding sequence ATGGCTATTAATAAGAATGTAGAAAAGATTTTGAACGAACAAATTAATGCTGAATTTTGGTCAGCATACTTTTACCTTTCAATGTCTAACTATTTTAATGCAAATGGTAAACCTGGTTTTGCCAATTGGATGAAAGTTCAGTTTGAAGAAGAAACTTTTCATGCAATGAAAATGTTAGATTATATAAACGAACGTGGCGGAAGAGTAATTTTAGAACCAATTGCCGAAGTTCCAGCAGAGTGGGATGGTGTTTTAAATATTTTCGAAGAAACATTAAAACACGAAGAAGAAGTTACCAGATTAATTAATGGATGCATGGATACTGCCATTGCTGAAAAAGATCATGCAACAGTTAACTTTTTGCAATGGTATGTTGATGAGCAAGTAGAGGAAGAAGCTACTGTAAGTGAAATTATCGATCAATTAAGAATGTTCGAAGGAAAAGGGAATGGCTTGTATATGATGGATAAAGAATTCAAAACAAGAACATTTACTGCTCCTGCTGAATAA